One genomic segment of Belonocnema kinseyi isolate 2016_QV_RU_SX_M_011 chromosome 2, B_treatae_v1, whole genome shotgun sequence includes these proteins:
- the LOC117167601 gene encoding zinc finger protein 706-like produces MARGQQKIQSQAKAAEKAAKVKKQQGHSATDQKKAAQKALVHVCSVCKAQMPDPKTYKQHFENKHPKNDLPDDLKNI; encoded by the exons atggctCGAGGACAACAAAAGATCCAATCGCAGGCCAAGGCAGCCGAAAAGGCGGCGAAAGTGAAAAAACAGCAGGGCCACAGTGCAACTGACCAGAAGAAAGCGGCACAGAAAGCGCTCGTTCATGTCTGCAGTGTTTGCAAG GCACAAATGCCAGATCCAAAGACGTATAAGCAGCACTTTGAAAACAAGCATCCCAAGAATGACTTGCCGGACGATTTGAAGAATATATGA
- the LOC117167190 gene encoding glycine N-methyltransferase, with translation MDSVFRTRSLGAAAEGVRDQYADGTAAKVWEAFIGDKNQRKQNYKNFLVGLLRERGCRRILDVACGTGVDSIMLLEEGFEVVSVDASDKMLKYALKSRWNRRNEPAFDKWVIEEANWLTLYDDIAHLIEDGFDAVICLGNSFAHLLDSFGDQREQRQALSNFERCVKTGGLLLIDHRNYDYAIETGRTPTQCVYYNSKHLQQIITSVLLTSGKPSLVTLDYVIDLNVDGNTNMNNSDSVCQFRLSYYPHKLSLFGDMLMEAFHFRAKHTIYGDFKPIDEKKIPGFFIHILEKTTGSKQNAS, from the exons ATGGATAGCGTGTTTCGTACTCGTTCTTTGGGAGCAGCAGCTGAGGGTGTGAGAGATCAGTATGCAGATGGAACAGCAGCCAAAGTTTGGGAAGCCTTCATCGGCGATAAGAACCAGAggaaacaaaattacaaaaacttcCTCGTAGGTCTTCTTCGAGAAAGGGGATGCCGTCGAATTTTGGACGTTGCCTGTGGAACAGGAGTTGATTCTATAATGCTTCTTGAAGAAGGTTTCGAAGTCGTCAGTGTTGATGCTTCAGATAAAATGTTGAAGTATGCCTTAAAATCAAGGTGGAACAGAAGAAATGAGCCAGCTTTTGATAAATGGG TGATTGAAGAAGCTAATTGGTTGACTTTGTACGATGACATCGCTCACTTGATAGAAGACGGTTTTGACGCTGTGATTTGCCTAGGAAATAGTTTTGCGCATTTACTTGACTCTTTTGGGGATCAGAGAGAGCAGAG GCAAGCTTTATCAAATTTTGAGCGTTGCGTGAAAACCGGTGGTCTGTTACTAATCGATCACAGAAATTATGATTATGCGATTGAAACAGGTCGTACACCAACACAATGCGTCTATTATAAC agcAAGCATCTGCAGCAGATCATCACATCTGTTCTTTTGACAAGTGGAAAGCCGAGTCTGGTTACTTTAGATTACGTAATTGACTTGAACGTTGATGGTAATACAAATATGAACAACTCCGACAGCGTCTGCCAATTTAGATTATCATATTATCCTCACAAACTGTCTCTTTTCGGAGACATGCTTATGGAGGCCTTTCACTTTAGAGCGAAACACACGATTTATGGTGATTTTAAACCTATCGACGAGAAGAAAATTCCAGGATTCTTCATCCACATTCTGGAAAAAACGACTGGAAGTAAGCAGAATGCGTCATGA